TTAATTCCTAATGTATAAATCGGTATGACCTGCTTGTTTCGATGGATCTCATGTCGAACAATTTTCTTCTCGGCTACCATTCTTTTGAGGCGCTTTTTATCCAAAGAAAATAAGCGGGTGAGTTGAGTTCCACCGATTAGACCTACTGCTGCTAGTGCTTCTAACGCCTTGCGTTCTTTCGGTGATTCTCCATTTACAAAAGGCGATCGTTTAATATTGGATGGTATTCGTGTCCAAAGCAATGACCAATTGTGTGATAAAGAATATGGACTGATTTCCATGTGAATCTCCTCCTCTAATCTATATTGAAAAAGGGGGCACGTCGATTTGACGCACCCCCATTGCTATTTATAACACTCGCGTAATACGAGCACGGATCTGCTCTTTCTGTGCATCAGTTTCCAATACACGAACAAGCACACGATCACCCTTTTTAACGTTCTGGAACTTTAAGTGACGGGCCAATGAATCTACACCTGCCTCCAGATTAATGAACACACCGTATTCGCGGACACCAGAGACAGTGCCAACGTATTCGTTGCCGGAAGTATATCGACCAATGGAACGGAGCCATGGATTTTCCTGTAATGCCTTTGCACTGACAGTCACTGTCTTCTCTTCTTTGTTAATTTCCATCACTTTCACTTTCAGATGGTCACCTTGCTTGACTTCTTCTGTTAAATCATCAATCCAGCCGTACCTAATCTCTTCGAGGGGAATCTTCACTTCAATTCCACCGATATCCGCTCGAACAAGTGAGGGGCTGACACTGCGAACCACGGCAATGATTTCATCCCCTACTTCTATTTTCCTTAACGTGATTGCTGCCATGTGATCCAAAGCTGCGGTTCTCGACCCTGTGAAAACTTCCGCTTCTCTGTCATAATTCAGTACCTTGAATGCTACGGACTGGCCTGTCATTGCACGAAGGTGTCGAAGGTTGGCCGCCCCTGTAAATTCCATAGGAATGTATCCGCGAATATTTCCTACACTCACCACGGCACACGGCTTATCAAGCAGTTTCTCAATGCCGACAATAGGGGCTTGAATGATGGAATTGTTCTGGTGAGCACCGTAGACCTCTTTCCAATCCTTATCAAAGTTATTTACCGCTTCCACTTTCGATGGGTCAAAACCTTCAATTAGAACTTGCATGTTGTTTTCAGCCATTTTAAATTCTCTCCATTCCATAGGTTTATTTTGGTTAGATATTAAACACGTTTTATTTAATCCCAGAATCCGTCATTGGACCTTACCACATTGCTCGCTTCTTTCTCTTTTATTTTCGGTGGAATTACAGTCTTGACTGTAGATGATTGAACGTTGCTCTTGCTCGATACTTCTTCTGATAAATCAACGTTCTCTATTCCGGTATCCTGTTTTCTCTCCTCAGGTAAAGGAGTACGGGAAAGTTTTTTATCAGGAGTTACCTCATAAGAATGTTGCGTATCAAGTTTGGGCTGGATGATTCGTTCCACTTCCGACTCAGCCCCCACTTGTTTCACAAGTTCAGATTCAGACGCTTGTCCTTTTTTGATTTTCTTGCGTCGTTGGAAAATGTTACTCAAGCTATTCAGATTAATCTTCTTAAATGACTTTTGATCTTCCCACTCCCTCAACTCCTTCCAATTACGAGGCACAAATTGACCTTTCGCCAGTGCAGGTTTCTGAGGGGTCCCGTCCTGCAGAAGCTTATGGACAAAGTTAAACCTTGGGATACCGTCCATTAAGTCCGTAGGGTCGAACCTATATTCCTCATCTTCCGTATCACGATAGGAATCCGGAAACAGGCGAGGCAGCAATACACGGTTCTTGTATGTGCTCTGCCTCATAATGACCTTGTCCTTTCCGAACTCCTCCGCGAATTCCTTTGCATCTTGTGCAGAGATGCCTCCAAAACAGATTTTGTTTCTACATGATGTAAGAATCGCTTGTTTCATTGCCTTCGGACCAAGATTTCCCGACTCGATTTCAAGTTGACCAAGGGATTGAGTCGCAAAAATACCCGCTACCCGATATTCGGCAGCGAGTGATAAGAAAATTTCAACGTCTGGATTGATGTACCGGCTGTACTCATCCACGATTAAAAAATGGGGGATGCGCGTATCCTCCGTTCCCGGCCTCCTAAACGTACCGTTTTGCAGGTGCATGATCATGAATTGACCGAAGGCATCACCTGCTTTTCTAAGCTTTCCGAGTGCAGTATTGACCGCAAGGACACCGCCTGTTTCCAAATGTTCATCAATGTTCACATCACTCCTTCCTGTCATGATGGTCCGCAAGGCTTCGTTACTGACGATGTTTTCAAGTTGCGCACGTAACCCTATGACGAACTGGTGGTACTTCTCCCGCATGCTGCCGAGTAATTCGGATTCAAAGAAATGAACAAGATCCGTCATTCCGTCCCTGTGTTTCAGTTCCGCTACTTTTTGCTGTAGGACGTGCTGATCGCGCAGCGTATTCATCACGTCGATAATATCCATGTCGTCCCCGTGCAGTTCTTTCAGCAGTTTGGTGACGTTCCGTGCCGACAATTCTTGAACAGTTGCAAAGAATGCATCCTGCTTACCGAACAATCCTTTCAAGACAACGACTGTTGCCTCGGCCACTGTATCCATTTCTCCTTCCATCGGATTGAAACTGGCAGAATCGGTTTTGTTCGGGTCTACATGGATACAAGGGATGCCCATTTCTAAACACATTTCATTTACCATTTCCGCCACGTCGCCTTTTGGTTCAACTACAGATATCCCCAAAGGGACGCCTCTCTTCTTTTGAAGCAGCAATTGATAAATCATCGGTTTCAATATTGTCGCTGTCTTGCCACAACGGGTTGGACCGACAGCAAGCATATGGGTGAAGCAATCACTTCCTTGCCATACGATGGGCATTCCCATTTGACTCACCTCCTCTCAAGGTCATTTCTTTTTCCAATCCCACTTGCCGAAGTATTCATAAATCGAATCCATTTTGAAAGGCGTTCGTTTTGACTCTTTAAAACTGAAAAGGGTGTGGAGTGTTCTTGAAATCCTGTGTCTAAGTAATTCTAAGTCCTCTTTACTCTGTTGTTTTTCTTTCAATCGATTTGATTGTTCACTCTCCAACAATTCAGGTAGTTTGTGAACGTTGTAAGAAATACGTTCAATCCAGAACCCCATCTTCTTGCTGTAGTTTTTCGTTTTCAACGTTTTTAACAGCAGGTTGGACGTTTCAAGGACTAAAAAACCCAGCTCGTTTAATTCAGCTGGGCTTTGTTTTGCTACATGAGCTTCGACTTCAGGGTAGATGTGCAGCTTTTTACTACAGACTTTAGTTTTGAAAAGCACTTTGTGATTTCCTCCTTCGGTAAAAAACAATAAAAATAACACGTTTCATTCAATGGCTGAATGGAACGTGTTATTTTTGTTTTATTTGGTCTCCAGAATAGCAACAACGTTGTTTGAAACCTATACTTCAAGCTTTAGTTTAATACTGATTTGCTTTCTATCCATTTTGAAATGCCCAAAGTGTACTTTTATTTCTATATGGATTAAAGCACAATGGGGAAGTTTTGTTTAAAATATCCCTCACTTTAAAGTGAGGGATTTGATTTTAGCAATATTCTATTCAACTGATGATAGTTCATCTTCAGTCACCCATTTATGATATTCGACTTCTTCCCCAGTTTTTGTATCTGTATAGCTTACCATATAGACAGTTGTATCTTCTGCCGAATCAATGGTAGCTGTAGCTCCTTCCATGCCCTCCATATGATCTGCTTCAAGGACAACTTCATCCCCTTGCTCATATGGCTGTTCCTCGGCATTTTCAATTTCTTCATGAATAACCCACTTGTGATTTTCAACTTTTTCTCCACCAGTAGTAGGCGTATAGGTTACAGCATATACAGTTGTATCATAAGCACCATCAATAGTTGCAACAGCTCCATCCATGCCTCCCATATGGTTCGCATGCATTACTGCTTCGCTTCCAACTGGATATGTTGGATTTTCAGCATCTGCTAAATCCTCTGGAACTTCACCTGAACTTGAATGGTTCATACCAGAATGATCCATTCCTTCCATTTCTTCAGAGGTATCAGATTCCTCTTCAGTCTGTGTTACTTCATTTTCTGCGTTTTCGGTTGTGTCATTTTCTGATCCAGCGTTACTATCAGACGTATTTTCTCCATTGCCACCGCCACAAGCTGCCAATATAACCGTCAGCAATAAAGCTACAATCCCTATCAGTAATTTCTTTTTAAACATGTTATGCAACCTCCATTTAGTAAATTTTATGTCAATTGCCTGCATTTATTATACCCTCTTCTCTAAATCGTGAATCTAATACAAGAAAATGTTTGAAATTTGTCAAAATCCAACGGATTTATACTTTATTATTTAACACACTTTCGGCTGGATGGAAGTATGAAGTACAAGAAAACCCAGCTCGTTTAATTCGGCTGGGCTTTGTTTTGCTACATGGGCTTCAACTTCCGGGTAGATGTGCAGCTTATTTTTCAGACTTTAGTTTTGAAAAGCACTTTGCGATTTCCCCCTTTTGTAAATAGGAAATAAAAAATAACACATCTCATTTAATGGTTAAATGAAATGTGTTTTGCATGAGTTTACATCATGTATTTTATTTATCATCTAAAGGGTTGTATTAAAACCTTAGCCTTGAACTATTCAACAAGAAGTATTCTTTATTTCAAGTTGCCCTCTTAGTTCTAGTAATTTGTTCTTAATAAAAGGATCGGTTTCTGAAGGTAATTGGTCTAAGTTAAAAAATTGAGCTTCAATTGCTTGATTCTCATCAGGAGTTAGTTCTCCTTCAAAGTCTGCGCATAAATAACCAATTGCAACAGTCTGATACTGATCGCCGCTTTCCTCGACACGATTAATTAATTCTTTGCCAGAATAGACACCAAATAACTGCAATGTATTTAACGTGATACCAACATCTTCTTGTACAGTTCGTTTAATACACTCCTCAATGGACTCATTTAACTGCAAAATCCCACCAGGAATACCCCATGTTCCACCTATGTATCGATACAATAAAATATCTCCAGATTGATTGATGATCGCTACACTTGGTCGTACAATGATTAATGGGGAATTCCCAATCATCTCTCTCATCTTTTCACAATAATCCATAAAATCCTCCTAAGACATTTGATTCATATAACACCACATAAATGAAGGTTTAACCTGCACAACAAGATAGTTTTGATACATCTTTATCAAACGTAAGGGCAGCTAATTTTAATCCTTCTGCCATTGTTAAATATGGAGCCATGGTTTCTCGGAGGTCCTCCACGGTTAAACCGAATTTGACAGCCAGTGTCGCTGCATAAATTACTTCTCCTGCATTTTCTGCTACCACATGAGCCCCTATTATCTTCATTGTTTTTGCGTCTGCCACTAATTTAAAAACACCTGTTGTTTCTCGATTAACCAAAGCTCTCGGAACGGCATCTAAAGGCAAGACGGATGTTTTCACTTCATAGCCTTTCTCTTTTGCTTGTTGCTCCGTTAAACCAACGGTTGCAATCGCTGGAGCTGTAAACGTAACCCCTGGAACCACTTCTAAATTCAGCTTTTTATTCAGTCCTCCGATGGCATTTCCTGCTGCAATTCCACCTTGATAAGCTGCCACATATACAAATTGAGGAACAAGCGTCACATCTCCTGCTGCATAGATGCTTGAATTCGTTGTTTTTGAATACTCATCGATCATAATCTCACCACGCGAGCCTACTTCAACACCAGCTGCCTCTAAATTCAAAGTCGTCGTATTTGGTTTTCTTCCCGTCGCAACAAGTAACTGGTCTGATTCAACGACTTTTGTCCTGCCATCGACCGTTACATAAACCTTTTTTATCTCGCCATCTTGTTCAACACGATCAAAAGTTGCCCCTGTTACTAAATTAATCCCTTGTTCTGTTAATGCTTGCGTGATTGCTTCTGAAACTTCAGGATCGTATTCCTTTAACAGTCGTGGACTTCTTTGCATCAACGTTACTTCTGAACCCAAATGATGGAATAGTTGTCCCAATTCCATACCGATATAACCTGAACCAATGACTGTAAGACGTTTTGGAACCTGTTTTAATTCAAGTAATGATGTACTTGTTAAATAATCTACCTCTTCTATTCCAAGAATCTTTGGTACAGCTGGTGAAGCACCTGTCGCGATTAAAAATCGTTTGGCTGATAACTGCATGCCATTCACTTCGACAGTTTTTTCATCCACGAATTTCGCTTCACCTTTTATTAATTTAAAGCCATAGTCATCAATTAAATCAATATATTTCGAGTTTCGAAGATCCGTCACCAAATCGTTTTTCTGCTTAATTAATGGAGTCAAATCGACATTGCCTGCTGACGTGTGCAATCCCACAAACGGATTGTTTTTTGCTATATGATTGATTTCTCCAGCTCTTAACAGCGTCTTTGAAGGAACACATCCGATGTTCACACATGTTCCACCCACTGTGCCACGTTCGATGATTGCCACGTTCGCTCCGTATTTCGCGGCTTCAATGGCAGATGAAAAGGATGCTCCACCAGAACCAATGATAATGTAGTCATAATCATAATCGCCTTCATCTCCAAGTTGAACCGTTTCTTGCTGTTGTACTTCTTCTGTCTCTCCAGGTTGGTATTCGGCATCAGAAATTGCCTTTTTCGCTCTTTCCACCTCCACGTCATTCGGAAGTTCAAATACAGCTTCCTCGCGACGAAAATCCACTTCAATCTCTTTTGCACCCATGTTTTCAAGAGCAACAGCAACATGTTCTTCACAGCCCGTGCAAGTCATTCCAATGATTTTAACCCGATATTTTTTCACTATTTATTCCTCCTTATATTTATAAAATCAAGGGTGATATTCAATCAAAGATTATCGTTTCGATAATTGGACATTGATGTAATGCTTTTTGATCTGGACATCGACTTTTTAAGTCCCTTAACATTGACTCAATACGCTTTAAATCTGCAATTTGTTCCTGAATTTCTATTTCCTTTTTTGATACAAATTCAAATATATTTTTGCAACGAACTTCATCATTATCAACAACTCCAAGCAATTTATAGATTTCATTCAATGAAAAGCCAAGGTCTTGTGTTCTTTTGATAAATTTTACACGTTTAATATCATCATCTGAATATATCCTATAACCTTCATTCGTTCGTGAAGGCTCTTTTAATAATGCTCTTTGTTCGTAATATCTAATCGTCTCTTTATTTACATCGCATTTTTCTGCAAATACACTAATTCTGTAACTCATATAACTCACCCCTATAAACATTATAAACCGCGTACTAAGGTACGCGGTCAAGTATAATAATAAATTTATCTTCTTCAACTAACCTCCTTAAGTAGAACAAGAAAAAAGAACCGTTAAAGCGCTCGATGATCTTCAAGTAAAACACCCGTTAGTAAAATTATTTATTGTACAAATTCAATAGTTTTAGCTGTTCTTTCGGAAGTAGTTTTTCCCATAATTTGCTCAACGAGATAAAGTGCCATGTTAATTCCTGAAGAAACTCCACCAGAAGTTATGAGGTTACTATCGTGTACAACTTTGCTGTTTGATGCTACTCGAATATCAGGGTATTTTTCTTGTAATACCTTCATTGCTAAATGATGA
The sequence above is drawn from the Sporosarcina luteola genome and encodes:
- a CDS encoding type IV secretory system conjugative DNA transfer family protein is translated as MGMPIVWQGSDCFTHMLAVGPTRCGKTATILKPMIYQLLLQKKRGVPLGISVVEPKGDVAEMVNEMCLEMGIPCIHVDPNKTDSASFNPMEGEMDTVAEATVVVLKGLFGKQDAFFATVQELSARNVTKLLKELHGDDMDIIDVMNTLRDQHVLQQKVAELKHRDGMTDLVHFFESELLGSMREKYHQFVIGLRAQLENIVSNEALRTIMTGRSDVNIDEHLETGGVLAVNTALGKLRKAGDAFGQFMIMHLQNGTFRRPGTEDTRIPHFLIVDEYSRYINPDVEIFLSLAAEYRVAGIFATQSLGQLEIESGNLGPKAMKQAILTSCRNKICFGGISAQDAKEFAEEFGKDKVIMRQSTYKNRVLLPRLFPDSYRDTEDEEYRFDPTDLMDGIPRFNFVHKLLQDGTPQKPALAKGQFVPRNWKELREWEDQKSFKKINLNSLSNIFQRRKKIKKGQASESELVKQVGAESEVERIIQPKLDTQHSYEVTPDKKLSRTPLPEERKQDTGIENVDLSEEVSSKSNVQSSTVKTVIPPKIKEKEASNVVRSNDGFWD
- the merR gene encoding Hg(II)-responsive transcriptional regulator, with the protein product MSYRISVFAEKCDVNKETIRYYEQRALLKEPSRTNEGYRIYSDDDIKRVKFIKRTQDLGFSLNEIYKLLGVVDNDEVRCKNIFEFVSKKEIEIQEQIADLKRIESMLRDLKSRCPDQKALHQCPIIETIIFD
- a CDS encoding YdhK family protein, with protein sequence MFKKKLLIGIVALLLTVILAACGGGNGENTSDSNAGSENDTTENAENEVTQTEEESDTSEEMEGMDHSGMNHSSSGEVPEDLADAENPTYPVGSEAVMHANHMGGMDGAVATIDGAYDTTVYAVTYTPTTGGEKVENHKWVIHEEIENAEEQPYEQGDEVVLEADHMEGMEGATATIDSAEDTTVYMVSYTDTKTGEEVEYHKWVTEDELSSVE
- a CDS encoding NUDIX domain-containing protein yields the protein MDYCEKMREMIGNSPLIIVRPSVAIINQSGDILLYRYIGGTWGIPGGILQLNESIEECIKRTVQEDVGITLNTLQLFGVYSGKELINRVEESGDQYQTVAIGYLCADFEGELTPDENQAIEAQFFNLDQLPSETDPFIKNKLLELRGQLEIKNTSC
- a CDS encoding S1 RNA-binding domain-containing protein, coding for MAENNMQVLIEGFDPSKVEAVNNFDKDWKEVYGAHQNNSIIQAPIVGIEKLLDKPCAVVSVGNIRGYIPMEFTGAANLRHLRAMTGQSVAFKVLNYDREAEVFTGSRTAALDHMAAITLRKIEVGDEIIAVVRSVSPSLVRADIGGIEVKIPLEEIRYGWIDDLTEEVKQGDHLKVKVMEINKEEKTVTVSAKALQENPWLRSIGRYTSGNEYVGTVSGVREYGVFINLEAGVDSLARHLKFQNVKKGDRVLVRVLETDAQKEQIRARITRVL
- the merA gene encoding mercury(II) reductase, producing the protein MKKYRVKIIGMTCTGCEEHVAVALENMGAKEIEVDFRREEAVFELPNDVEVERAKKAISDAEYQPGETEEVQQQETVQLGDEGDYDYDYIIIGSGGASFSSAIEAAKYGANVAIIERGTVGGTCVNIGCVPSKTLLRAGEINHIAKNNPFVGLHTSAGNVDLTPLIKQKNDLVTDLRNSKYIDLIDDYGFKLIKGEAKFVDEKTVEVNGMQLSAKRFLIATGASPAVPKILGIEEVDYLTSTSLLELKQVPKRLTVIGSGYIGMELGQLFHHLGSEVTLMQRSPRLLKEYDPEVSEAITQALTEQGINLVTGATFDRVEQDGEIKKVYVTVDGRTKVVESDQLLVATGRKPNTTTLNLEAAGVEVGSRGEIMIDEYSKTTNSSIYAAGDVTLVPQFVYVAAYQGGIAAGNAIGGLNKKLNLEVVPGVTFTAPAIATVGLTEQQAKEKGYEVKTSVLPLDAVPRALVNRETTGVFKLVADAKTMKIIGAHVVAENAGEVIYAATLAVKFGLTVEDLRETMAPYLTMAEGLKLAALTFDKDVSKLSCCAG